One segment of Castanea sativa cultivar Marrone di Chiusa Pesio chromosome 3, ASM4071231v1 DNA contains the following:
- the LOC142628057 gene encoding auxin-induced protein 22D-like has product MEKSIAFEKDLNLVATELRLGLPGTKESEKQTPSSIKSNKRVLPDMSEECGSKDNSNVSHVKKCDQEVAPPAKAQVVGWPPVRSYRKNCLKAKKMEVETTGMYVKVSMDGAPYLRKIDLKVYKGYPELLKALEDMFKFSVGKYSEREGYNGSEFVPTYEDKDGDWMLVGDVPWDMFISSCKRMRIMKGSEARGLGCAV; this is encoded by the exons ATGGAGAAAAGTATAGCGTTTGAGAAAGACCTTAACCTTGTGGCCACAGAGCTTAGATTAGGCCTACCAGGCACCAAGGAGTCAGAAAAGCAAACACCAAGTTCCATCAAGAGCAACAAGAGAGTTTTGCCCGACATGAGTGAGGAGTGTGGATCTAAGGACAATTCTAATGTCTCACATGTCAAAAAATGTGACCAAGAAGTTGCTCCACCTGCCAA GGCACAAGTAGTGGGGTGGCCACCAGTGAGATCGTACAGGAAAAACTGTTTAAAAGCAAAGAAAATGGAGGTTGAAACCACTGGTATGTACGTGAAAGTTAGCATGGATGGAGCTCCTTATCTGAGAAAGATTGATTTGAAGGTATACAAAGGATACCCAGAACTCCTCAAAGCCTTGGAAGACATGTTCAAGTTCAGTGTTG GTAAATATTCTGAGAGAGAAGGCTACAATGGATCAGAATTTGTGCCAACTTATGAAGACAAAGATGGGGATTGGATGTTGGTTGGAGATGTTCCATGGGA TATGTTCATCTCTTCATGCAAGAGGATGAGAATCATGAAAGGGTCAGAAGCTAGAGGCTTGGGTTGTGCTGTGTAA